In Photobacterium sp. TLY01, the following proteins share a genomic window:
- a CDS encoding N-acetyltransferase yields the protein MKPEFRPVNVDDHFSVCMAFRRDAFVCTFQSDHGFAPFIRGYEERMRARLVDPRWYYIHIWENDQIIGQLEFKSYSDQAETGYIHLIYLIPEYRGSGVADAAQRFMADTLSQAGCQAMLLTVSRTNERALRHYRRWGWQRVGEDGSLRGTDIYRRDIRIHQDGEWVLC from the coding sequence GTGAAACCTGAATTTCGTCCAGTTAATGTTGATGACCATTTTTCAGTTTGCATGGCCTTCCGGCGAGATGCTTTTGTGTGCACCTTTCAGTCTGACCACGGCTTTGCGCCCTTTATTCGCGGTTATGAAGAAAGAATGCGTGCCCGGCTGGTGGACCCCCGCTGGTATTACATTCATATCTGGGAGAATGACCAGATTATTGGCCAGCTGGAGTTTAAGTCTTATTCCGATCAAGCCGAAACAGGCTATATCCACCTGATTTACCTTATTCCTGAATACCGTGGCTCCGGTGTGGCCGATGCCGCACAGCGGTTTATGGCAGATACGCTTTCTCAGGCGGGCTGTCAGGCAATGTTGTTAACGGTCAGCCGCACCAACGAAAGGGCGTTACGCCATTACCGTCGCTGGGGCTGGCAGCGTGTGGGCGAGGATGGCAGCCTGCGCGGTACGGACATTTACCGCCGCGACATTCGGATACATCAGGACGGTGAATGGGTCCTTTGTTAG